ACCCTGAATCAGAGAATACGGAATCATTGACCTTAGGGAAATGTAGTGAGTGTTAAGTTTCTTCAGGCCTCtgccagaacattttcatcaagCCATCAATATacaactttgttttatatatgttTCTACGTAAGCATCATCTTATTTAATATGTTGTCAACTCATCACCATTAAATCCACAGTCAATGCCGGTATAACTCATGCCTGTATAAAGCACTTATGTTTTTTCTTGGAGGCACATCAcagccattattattattattttttttttttaagtttgaaggATAGAGTgtcagagagctttcatttgctggttctctccccagatgcctgcagcagccaggactgggccaaaccaaagctaggagccaggaattccatcggTCTCCTTCACGGGTGACAAGTAgggatcatctgctgcctctcagggtgtgcattagcaggaagctgtatgagAAGTGGGGGCAGGACTGACACTCAGACACTTCTGAGTGTGCCATAAAGCCTGCCCCATCACAGCCTCCTTACACTAAGGAGCACTAGGCAGTACTTGAGGACTATGTTTGggtgctttaaaaaaacaaaaacaaaaagcaaaatattttctagagGAATTTTGAGTTCACAGCAAAATTAAGCAGGGAGAGTACAGAGAGTCCTCATATATTCCCTTTCCTCACACATGTATAACCTCCCTTGGGAACCATTTTAAACTGCAGAGTATCcaacaaaaagcacaaaaatgtGGCACTTAATAGGTGAAAGGGATGCTTGTTTACAGTATAAGACGGAAGTCAGAAAGGCAGAGCAGTGCCTTGTTCCACctgcctccctgctctgcacCATGGGGATTGACTTTGGAGTCACCAGTGAGCTTCCGGGAATAGGCAAATTTACAACTAGGAAGCCATGAATAAATAATGAGAAATGGCTGTATACTGTTTTAGTTATGGTGGGTTTATAGAATGCTTCAGTATCTGATGAAGCAAGtccctcatttattttttgagaatttattaGTTACAACTCTTAAAactcagaaatggaaagagaatctaattagaaatgggcaaaggatttggtAGACATTTAGGAAGATACAGAGACATGTGCTCATGGGAAGAAGCTCAGCATCCTTAtcgatcagggaaatgcaaatccaaaccaccgGTGCTGCTTATGTCCACGGCTCTAATCCAAACTACAGACAGTAACAAGCACTGGCAGTGGCACGgagaaactggtgcccacaccCATTGCTTATGGAATGTGAGACAGCGTAACTTCTTTGGAAGACAGCTTGGCAGTCCTCAGAAAGTTAAACATTGGGGTTATCATGTTAGCTAGTTATttccactcctgggtatataCCCCAGAGACCTGAGAACATGAATCCACACAGATTGTTCATAGGAACATTATTCATAGTCACCCACAGTGGTGACAGCCCAACTGCCCATCAGCTGAGAATGAATAAACTAATAtggtatgaatatatatattatggtgtacatatatattatggtgtatatatatggtatgaatatatatattatatatatataatgtatgaatatatattcatatatatatatatatggaatattactcagtagCAAGGAAGGAGAGGTTAGTGATGGCTACTATAACAGGCATGAGCCttggaaacatcatacttaaagCCAGGCACAAACAGCCCCATACTGTGTGACTCCACTTACGTGAATTATTTGAATGGTCAAATCCATAGAGACCAAGAACAGGTTAGTGATTGCTTAGGGCTAGAGGGAAAGGGCTCAGGATTGGGAATTACTGCTAATGGGTATAGAATTTCTTCTGGAGTTGACAAAAGTAATCTCAAaattagatagtggtgatggttgacCATTGAAAATAGTagaatccggccggcgccgcggctcactaggctaatccttcgccttgcggcgccggcacaccgggttctagtcccggtcggggcaccgatcctgtcccggttgcccctcttccaggccagctctctgctgtggctagggagtgcagtggaggatggcccaagtgcttgggccctgcaccctatgggagaccaggagaagcacctggctcctgccatcggaacagcgcggtgcgccggccgcagcgcgctaccgcggcgaccattggagggtgaaccaacggcaaaggaagacctttctctctgtctctctctctcactgtccactctgcctgtcaaaaaaaaaaaaaaaaagaaagaaaatagtagaATCCACTGAGTTGCACATTAAGTGGGTGAATTTTATGATGTGAAttataataaaacttttaaatttttgtttttttacagatttatttatttgtttgaaaagttaagtgacaaagagagacaggtatcttccatgtgctggtttactcctcagttgccTGCATTAGctaggctagaccaaagccaggaccaaggaaacctatctgggtctcctgtgtgggtggcagggacccaagtacttaggacatcattcactgcctcccaggtgcattagcaggaagctggattagaagcacagagtagctgggacttgaaccaggcactgtgatataggcggcaggtgtcccgagcagtagcttaacccgctgggtTATAATGGCTGCCCACAGAGctgttttctaaaaatgtgtTGTCTGTGTAGGGAAAGCAAAGTGATGCTCTTTGCCTCCAGCCTGCTGTCCTCCTGCCCAGCATGGAGACAGGCTCAGGCTGTTAGCAGCCCAGGGGTGGTGTGGGGTGAGGTCTTCAGGCCATAATTTGCTCAGAGCCTGTGGCGTAAGGTTCTTACTATATTCTTTACCTGTTCCTGGGCCTGAGGGGCGTGTCCTATACAGATTGTAAGCAGTGACCATACTTTAATCTATTGATATTATCCCTGGTATCTTGGGCAGAGAGGGGTTTATTGCCTATTGCTGTTCCACACATTTACTCTTCTAGATGAGCTTTAAAATCCAGTTGGGACTGATGCTAtggtgtaatgggctaagcctccacctgcagcaccagaaatcccataagggtgccagttcaagtcctggctgctccttttctgatccagctctctactgtttcctgggaaggcagtgaaagatggcccaagtgcttgggcccccacacccgtgtgggagacctgggggaggctcctggctcctggcttcaggtcggctcagctccagctgggaagtgaaccagcagatggaaaacctttctctctgtctctccctctgcctgtctgtaactctgcctcttaaacaaataaataaaatcttttaaaaaaaaaatccagttgtcACAGCCCCACCCTATCCCTGCCTTCACTAATAAGAAACCCTGAGGTGATTCCAAGTtgaattaaatttatatacatgGTTTTGGGGACACTTGACATCTTTAAATTTAGTCTTTCCATCCAAGAGCATAGTGTGCtacatttctttattcttttggtTCTTATTTTCTATCCTTCAGTAAATTCTTAGTTTTACAGttcttgttaaatttattactaCTTATTCTGAGCGAGATGATTTTCTACTCCAGTTTCTAACTTGTGTGTAGCTAGTAGAGAAGAAAGCTATTGAGGTTCACGTATCTGGACCTCTGTCTCTCGTGTTCTGCCGCCTTGTCCAGTCCTTTTGGGTACTCGCATGCTTTCACTTGTGCTTCTCAGATTTCCAGGGACCGCGAGGCTCAGGGCGTTCTGAGTCTAAGATGTCCtgtccttgctctctctcttgtccTTGACCTCCCTTCACTGGGTCAGCTTCCTGTGCCTGCTCTTCAAGGCATCGCTACCTGAAAACCTCAAGAATATCTAAAGCTCAAAATcaattcaaatgaaataaatcacaaTTAAAATAATCTCCTTCCTCGTCGGTTTCAGAGCTGTTTGCTCCCCGATTCTGAAGCACCTCTGTGCAAATTAGAGGAGGGTCCCTCTTCCTCCTGACACTTCACTCTCCACTCTTGGGGAAATGTGGTAATCAGCTGTTGTGTTGGAATGTGGCACGTGACTAGCAACATGCTGTACCACATCTAGAGCTCCAGTGTGTTCCATGTGCGTGCTGCCAAGATGTGGGGCTCCTGGGCAGCGTCAGCCCCAGAAACACGCCCAGCAGTGCTGCCCATGGCTACAGAGTCATCGTCACTGCTTCTGGAAGCCAGCCCTTCCCATGCAAGCCCACTGCCCTGGTTTAGACTCTTACTATGTTTCATTTCTCATTATAGTACAATCCCCCCTTCtccccaaaaagaaaaaggacagggTAAATTACTGAAATCTATGAGGCTTCCTCTTCCCAGCGTCACCCTTCTAGGGTGCCCTTGTCACAGCCTAGAGTAATCTTCCTGGAACATCGGCACACCCCTGCTCAGGAGCCTCTGAAGTTTCTTGGTTCTGCTGTCAGCAGAGTCAGACGTGTTCATGCCCCGGAGCCCTCATGGCAGTCTGTCTCTGCAGCCGCCTTCCCCGCCGCTCAGCGCCCACCCCGTGCCTGGCGCCCCTCTGCTCCTCCGGCTGCACTCTGGCCCCACAGGAACTTCAGTCAGCCTTTCAGTTCCTTCATCTGTCAGACAAGGATAGCGATGCTCCCGCAGTAATTACGTGGTGAAAATTCAGTGTGTGAAAACCATCGGAATCAGGCCTGGCCCTGTGTACATtagctccctcttcccttccccttccctcccagctACTTTGGAAACGGAAATGCTGTATAACTGCAACCTTCTAGGACTGTTTATGGGTCAGTGTACGTATGTATGTTACCCAGAGCTCTTGTACTTTGGCAAGAACTCATCATATTTGACCCCTCATAAGAAACACTTGAGAATACTCCAGAAGGGAAAAGAATGTGCAGCCGCGTGGCCCCAAcaggtggcccaggagggctgtTGGCTGCCCCTGGATGCTGTCGTCCTCTGGATGACAGTCTGCTGAGGCTGATTGGCCAGGAGGGTAGGTGGCAGCTACTGCAGGAACACCTGGGGAAGCGTCCTGGGGAGGAGAGCCGAGAACACACATGGTCCTTCCCCAGTGAGCATCTCAGTGCCCCACGACCACAGCATTCGAGAAAAGGAAGTAGTGTTTACAAACTAGCTGGAGAAAGTGATTTGTGGTGAAGCGTCGGTTTCCAAGTGTGTTTGAAGAAGTGACTTCATGTCAGCCACGTTTGGTTGCCTGTTGTCATCTGTCCTGGGCCCTCCTGACTGGTTTCCATTGGGTTTAATCAGAACCATCTTGTGAAACATTTGGATTCAAGTTCAAGTTtaaaacaaacacattagagagaacACAGATGAAGTCCAGAATGAAACAGAAAGTCAACAGGAAATAATGCGAGAACATACATAGGATAGTGTTGGAGGAAAGGAACCCAGAAACTGGGAGAGGTGTGTGGAAGCAGGGGCCACTCCGAGCAGGGGCCCGAGCAGGGAAAGCCGTCGGGGAGCTAGCACTCACATCGCATTCGTTTATTTCTCACCCATGTGTGCTCCCATGTGTGGAAACCGTGGCTAGTAGCTCCGCCCCCTTCGTGGCTGTGATGAGCACTGTCTTTTGGGCAGATGTGTTTACTTTGTTCCAAGAATGGCCCCCAAAGGTCCTATCTGCCCTCTCCATACTTGTTGGTGTTCTTTTCTCACTCTTCCTTCCCAGAGTCACCCTGGCCCTACTTGTCCCTGGGAGCCGAGGTCCAGGCACACCGCCAGAGTGTGTGAGAAGATGTGCTCAGTGATGGGGACCACTCTTTCCATCGGCCCCGCCCCACGTGCTGTCGCCAGTTCAGATCCACATGTGTGGGCCCCGGGGTCAAGAGCCTTGAGAAATGCATTGCTGAATGTTTCTTGCAACTGTTGCACTTTTGTTGATTGATTTAGGGAAGACACACATGTTAAAAGGTACTTTCTAAAGCAAAGAAAGGCACATTGAAAGAAACGCTTGTCTGTCTCAGCCCTGTCCCGTGGGCCCGGGCCCCACAGAGGCCCCTGGCGGGCGTGCCCCTGTTCAGAGCCTCCAGAGCTGTGTTGTGATGCCTTTGCTGTCTGCGGTCACTGCCGCTCGGGGCTGCTGGGTTTACCAGCTGTGCTCTCCCTCTGTCCACTTTCCCACAtgtcctcctccctcagacttGGACCCCTGGTGGACAAACAGCTGCGAGCAGAATGAGTCGGATCCCATCCCCGCCAACTGCACCGGCTGTGCCCAGAAGTTACCCCTCCAGGTGGTGCTCTTGGGAGACACCCCACAGAAATTTGAGCGACTCCACCCTCTGGTGATCAAGGTAAGCAGAAGcctgacccctcccccccccatcaATCCCTGGATTTCTAAGAAGTAATGTGTTGCCTGTGCTGCTGTGTTTTCTGCCTCCCCAAGACAGGACAGCCCCTGTCCTCTGAAGAGATGCAGCACTTCCTATGCAAATACCCCGAAGCCTCGGAAGGCTTCACTGAAGGCTTTCTCACCAAGTGGTGGCGCTGCTTCCCGGAGCGGTGGTTCCCATTCCCTTACCCATGGTGAGTACCCGGTGTCAGTGACACGAGCCCCCCGCCACGTGCCCAGCACGGGAAGCACAGCGCGATGCGCCCTGCAGTCAGCGAGAGGCGCTCCCTGAGGAAGGCTGGAGAAGGTGTGTACGAAGTGGGAGCGCCAAGCCTGCATGCGAGCGTGGCATCTGTGGTATGTGAAATGCATCTGGAGCACAGAGGGCTGAGGAGAGCGCCGAGAAAGTGAAGACCGCGGCCCCGGCTTGCTTGTGCCGGCGGTATGCCTGGGCGCGCGTGCGCCTCGCTTATTGGTGACACTCATAGCCCTGGGAAGTAGGAGTTACCGTTGTCATTTTTCAGATCAGAAACATAGgaatcagagaggttaagtaacttggcCAAGATCAgccagccaggattagaaccggcttGGTTTTCTTCCTGAGCCCTACATCTTTTAACATCTTCTCATCCAACAGGAAGGGAAGCCACCGTCCATCTTAGAACCATTCCAGAGAGAACTAGCATGGCCCTTTCGGGCTTTTTGTTGGATAGCTTTGTCATGCTTCCACCTTTTGATAAGTGTGCCACTTACTTACTTGACAGAATGGCCACTTTGACAAGCCAGTCAGGCTTTCCCCCGCAGAGCGCTGTGCTTCAGAAAGGTCGCACTTCTgtgccctcctcctctgcccacccgccccccaccccgccccatctGCTGTCACTGGGCCTCTTTTCCAAGACAATGAATAGCCTGCCTCTGTCCTTCCTCTATATGTTGTTTTAGCTGGACTCTAtaaacacccacccacacacacacatggtggcTGCAGGCTTTGTGCGAGTGCGCAGTATTGCGAGTTAGAATTCATTGCCTTGGCCTGACTGTTCTTCCTGAACCCAGACCTTAAGACATCCTGCTGCTGTTCCCCTTCATGACCCACCGCCCACAGCGCCCCCACCCTTGCTTAGCCCTATTAGTCATGGAGAGAGGCTGGCTCGCCTAGTGCatgacttttctttgttttaaacttttaacaGGAGAAGACCACTGAACAGATCGcaaattttacatgaacttttgcCTGTTTTCAACCACCTGCCATTTCCAAAAGATGCCTCCCTAAAAAAGTGCTTTCTTCTTCACCCAGAACCTGTTACGGGGAGTAAGGTAGGGAATTTTGAGAGAATTTAGAGCTAGAATTTTCCTCGTGTGGAAGCTAGACTAATACTATAATTAAGGATGaattgaaggccggcgccgcagctcactaggctaatcctctgcctgcggcgccggtacccgggtcctagtcccggttggggcaccggattctgtcccggttgctcctcttccagtccagctttctgctgtggcccaggaaggcagtggaggatggcccaggtccttgggccctgcacctgcatgggagaccaggaggaagcacttggctcctggcttcagattggcacagcgtgccagctgtagcagccatttggcgggggtgaaccaatggaaggaagacctttctctctctctctctctctctctctaactctgcctgtcaagaaaaaaaaaaaaaaaaaagatgaattaaagAAACACCGGCATAATCTAAGGTCTCCCCTCCCGTGGCTAGCCAGGAGACTTGCCACAGCCACCCTGTGAGGAAGCTGTGTTTCTAGCAAGTCTCCTGACCTTGCAGATCTGGGGGCAGGCTGCTTTTCTCTGATCAAGGAAGTAGAATCCTGGGACTTGAGGTAGAGCCAGTCTGCTTCGCTGCCTCAGGCCAGAAAGTAGACAGTGGGTAAACAAGCAGTGCGTAAATAAATAGCACAGCTTCCGAGCCCCAGAGAAACTCAGTGATTCACCCAAGGTCAAAGAGCAAGTTAGCCAGGAGGCTCCCCTCAGCCTCCCTACTGTAATAACTGGATAACCTGCAGAAGGCGGGGGCCGGGGAGGAGTGCAGCCCTTTCCTACCCCGCCGCCGCTTGGGGCCACAGCCTGAGCCCTCTATCTCGCTAGGCCCTGGAAGGAACCGGGAGGCTGCTCCCGAGTCAGGGTCTGAATTGCTCCCTTGTTGGGCCTTTTTCCTGAAGAAGGTTTTTGAGTATGGACAGGTTTGGAAGAATTGAAAAACATGAATTtccctttgtaaaaaaaaataaaatttcccaaacTGTGACTCCCCTACCAACTCTGGGTTGTAGTGTCAGCCTCTTGATACTATTATTTGGCTCCAGATTTGCTGAATTTTGTTAAAGGAATTTACAAGTCATAAAAACAGTCATTTTGTCTAGAAGTAATAACTTCTGTCTGCCAGCAGTGGGGTGGAGGTGCTGGGCTCTTGCCTCAGATTTTAAAGACCTTTATCCTGCGCTCTCTGGCTAGAACCCAACCCCCTAAGATGATTTCATCTTGATGAATATGATATAATTCTGGGCAAGGGCGTTTCTCTTTATCTCGATTTTCCTGCTTGAAGACTCAAGTTCATTTTACCCGTCTGCTTAACAGCACGGAGCCCAGCCAAAGGAGTAGATGCAGAGTTCCACAGATGCTTATCACAGGCATCTTGCTGTGTTCTCCAGGATGTTTTGGGAAGGGGAGTGGCCCAAATCGGCACAAGTCCTGAGAGTCTGGTCTCTCAGAGCACTTGTTTCCCCGCCCTAGCCCCAGCGCTCCTTTCCCCTGGCCTTGTTACCCCACCCTGTTGTCCacgtccctgggccctgggccctggtaAATTCACATGTCTGGCCTCAGCCTTAGGATAAGAAAGCACGGAGTGGGGATCCATCCAGCTTGGCGGCACCTGGGGAAGACGAGGTGAGGGTGCCAAAGCCCAGTACATGTGCTCCCAGTGTGGCCGAGGCCTGGCCCATGCCCTCCTGTTGTCTGGTTCTTTCCACCTTGGGAGAGGGGGTTCATCATCCTGCCCCCACTCAGACCATGTGAAAGAAGGATACTTCTACTTTTTTGAGGTTTTCTGGGATTTTTGTCGAGACTATACATATCAGGGCTTCTGCCAGTATTAGTACCTATCAGCTGTAGGCCAGCTCCAGGCACCAGGCCCCCAGCCTGCTACTACAGTAGCCCATGAAATGTGTTGCCGTGGAATCAGAATCATGGTCGTGCTTGGGGACAGGGAAGATGTGGCCCAAACCCGAGGCCCTGAAAGGTAAACTGACAATCAGacgtggcctgggaagtcagacTTCTGACTCAGCCCTGTTTCCTGTGGATTTCCCTGAAGGACGGGAGCtcggaggaggagaagggaggggaagcCCACAGGTCTGGAGAAAAGGTGGGGGCAGAAGTCCGAGCTTCTCTCTTTAAAGCTCTCCCTTTGCTTCTGTtccctgctgtgtcccagccTCATCCCAGAGTTCACAGCCCCTTGCCTGTTACACAGCAGGTTGCACTAACGCCTGTTGGCTGTAGTATGCGCTCAGAAGTGCAGTGGTTACCTGAGAAGGTACATAGCCTGGCTGTGTCCCAGTATTCAAAATCAGAGGCCAGTCTTGCTGTcatttgtttctgtctttctttttctcattaaaacatatcctttttaaaatctttgacatTCCTCTtgaaaaggtttttaaaagatcttgattttatttgtttatatatatataagagaaagagaatcttccatccgctgtttcactccccagatgcccacaatagccagggttgaccAAAACCGGGAGCTTAGAACTCAGTCCTGATCtgtcctgtgagtggcagggatccaagtgcttgagcacagtagcaggaagctggaatccgaagtGGAACCAGGCCTTGAACTCAGGTACGctgatgcaggatgcaggcatcccaactggttttttttttttttttttaataggcagagttagacagtgagagagagacagagtgaaaggtcttccatttttcctttttttttttttttttttaatgttcttttttttttacaggcagagtggatagtgagagagagagagacagagagaaaggtcttcctttttgccgttgattcaccctccaatggccgctgcggccagctcatcgcgctgatccgaagccaggagccaggtgcttctcctggtctcccatgcgggtgcaaggcccaagcacttgggtcatcctccactgccttcccgggccatagcagagagctggcgtggaagaggggcaaccgggatagaatccagcgccctaaccgggactagaacccggtgtgccggcgccgcaaggcggaggattagcctgttaagccatggcgccggccggtcttccttttttccattggttcacccccaaaatggccgctacggctggcacgctacgccaatccgaagccagaaaccaggtgcttcctcctggtctcccatgtgggtgcagggcccaagcacttgggccatcctccactgccttcccgggccacagcagagagctggactggaagaggggcaaccgggacagaatccggcgccccgaccgggactagaacctggtgtgccggcactgtgggcagagaattagccaagtgattcgtggcgccggcccaactgCTTCTTAATCATTGTACCAAACAAATGTCCCTTAATTAAGAGAAAAGCAAGAAGCCTGGTTTTTAGCAGACACGTAGCATATCTGCTCACCTTGATCTTGCCAAATAGTGCAAACTTGAGCTTGCTGCTTTGCAATTCTGATCAGGACCCTGGTAGAAAGAAATAATGCTCTACAGAAGAATGCTCAAAGGGTATGCAGACCATCTACTTACCTAAAGCAATCTGGAACAAACCAGACCCTTGGAAGATTACATACTCAAACCACCACGTGTTGAATTCTCTTCGAGCAGAACTTGAATTGCAGTGAGgggaggcattgtggcacagtgggttaagcccctgcctggaaTGCCTGCAGCCCACCTCCacctcgcttctgatccagcttcctgctgatgcacctgagaggcagcagatgatggctcaagaactgagtgcttgccatccatgtaggagacccagttggagttcctggcttatggcgtcagcctggctcagccctggctattgtgggcatttgtggagtgaaccagctgatagaaaatctttctcccactttctgtcactctgccttttaaataaattaaaatcttaaaatttctttaaattgcaCTTAGACCTTTTATAACTTTGGCCCACTCTGAAGCTCGGCTAGAAATAGTTGCAACTTATGGAGCGTAGGTGGGCTGTGCTCTGAGGCCCTTTTTGAGGACACTGCACACTGAATCACAAAGTGTTGCATTAGGAGAACAAGTAGAAGAGATGTGGCCATAGTCTCAGCGCTGGACCTGCCAGCAGAGGAGAAACTAgcgtattttcattttttggatgTAATTGTGAAGGTTGTTATtggttctatttttctttttgcttaggCTGCTAGGAAACTCAGATCCATACATGTGAGGGGTGTTGTATGATTTTCCcagattttgttttgctttctttttattccttttccttcctgttttttCCTCCAGATGCACCGGATGCATGACCTGTTTACCATCGGCAGCGGGGAGGCCATGTTGCAGCTTATCCCTCCCTTCCAGTGCCGAAGACACTGTCAGTCCGTGGCCATGCCAGTAGAACCAGGGGATATCGGTATGTAAGGCCCCAGGAGGCAGTCAGCCATGGgaccattacacacacacacacacacgtacacacgcacgcacgcacacacacacacacgcacagataTATATctccatatgtatatatatgaaaggcagagttacagatagagggagagacagagagatcgttcatctgctggctcactccccaaatggctgcaatggctggggctgggccaggccaaagccaggagccaggaactccatctgggtctcccgcctgggtggcaggggcccaagtactgggccatcttctgttgcttttccaggctcattagcagggagctgaattggaaatgaagcaacaggacccgaactggtgctcagataggatgctggcatcataggtcgtggcttaacccacttcaccacaacacaggccctgggaTCACTTTAGTTTTCAATTCAGAAAGTATTCTCAAAGTAGCCTTCTCTTATTAACACAGGCATTGTTCATACTAAGAGATGGGACAGTAATGAGGAAATGTGGCAGAGAAAACCATCATGTACATGCACCATTCAGAACACCCACGTCTGTTGGTCATAGAAGCTGGTGTTCGGAAGGAATTCTGGGAAATACTTGATGAATCCCTCATTCTACCGATGAGAGATGAGGAGGCTGAGCCCCAGAGAGGGAAGCAGCCATCCCAAGGCCCCACCGTCAGGCAGGGCGTCAGGTCTAAGTGTGTGCTTGAGCACAGGCCAAGGGAGGGACAGCTCAAGATGAGAGGAAACCTTTCATGTGCCCATTTCCCAGATGAGA
The sequence above is drawn from the Lepus europaeus isolate LE1 chromosome 3, mLepTim1.pri, whole genome shotgun sequence genome and encodes:
- the C3H6orf89 gene encoding bombesin receptor-activated protein C6orf89 homolog isoform X2, encoding MDLAANELSIYDKLAETVDLVRQTGHQCGMSEKAIEKFIRQLLEKNEPQRGPPQYPLLIAVYKVLVTLGLILLTAYFVIQPFSALAPEPVLSGTHTWRSLIHHIRLMSLPITKKYMPENKGVPLRGGDEDRAFPDLDPWWTNSCEQNESDPIPANCTGCAQKLPLQVVLLGDTPQKFERLHPLVIKTGQPLSSEEMQHFLCKYPEASEGFTEGFLTKWWRCFPERWFPFPYPWRRPLNRSQILHELLPVFNHLPFPKDASLKKCFLLHPEPVTGSKMHRMHDLFTIGSGEAMLQLIPPFQCRRHCQSVAMPVEPGDIGYAGASHWKVYIIARGVQPLVVCDGTTVSEL
- the C3H6orf89 gene encoding bombesin receptor-activated protein C6orf89 homolog isoform X3; protein product: MSLPITKKYMPENKGVPLRGGDEDRAFPDLDPWWTNSCEQNESDPIPANCTGCAQKLPLQVVLLGDTPQKFERLHPLVIKTGQPLSSEEMQHFLCKYPEASEGFTEGFLTKWWRCFPERWFPFPYPWRRPLNRSQILHELLPVFNHLPFPKDASLKKCFLLHPEPVTGSKMHRMHDLFTIGSGEAMLQLIPPFQCRRHCQSVAMPVEPGDIGYAGASHWKVYIIARGVQPLVVCDGTTVSEL
- the C3H6orf89 gene encoding bombesin receptor-activated protein C6orf89 homolog isoform X1, which gives rise to MDFVFEDMDLAANELSIYDKLAETVDLVRQTGHQCGMSEKAIEKFIRQLLEKNEPQRGPPQYPLLIAVYKVLVTLGLILLTAYFVIQPFSALAPEPVLSGTHTWRSLIHHIRLMSLPITKKYMPENKGVPLRGGDEDRAFPDLDPWWTNSCEQNESDPIPANCTGCAQKLPLQVVLLGDTPQKFERLHPLVIKTGQPLSSEEMQHFLCKYPEASEGFTEGFLTKWWRCFPERWFPFPYPWRRPLNRSQILHELLPVFNHLPFPKDASLKKCFLLHPEPVTGSKMHRMHDLFTIGSGEAMLQLIPPFQCRRHCQSVAMPVEPGDIGYAGASHWKVYIIARGVQPLVVCDGTTVSEL